The Miscanthus floridulus cultivar M001 chromosome 17, ASM1932011v1, whole genome shotgun sequence genome has a window encoding:
- the LOC136515985 gene encoding uncharacterized protein: MAAKRRKRSVAELFAAVPRVPRGRGGGQQGSGKGKKAAKRKAEKDKGKLVLAVSVKTKKKKKVPAGPGIDVREKEKNSGVKVTSISISKSVQHSIKRREPKNCSSKKKEKQEVSVLLDKKSKKGNRKSVLERHKKDMTNSVQAQSICKNQSKAGFSTVLNTTDMRCKSNSSCKSKHVTFSDGTVKFRRTAHLPEDNTKQPQSVQTFQQPTQEGCDHRNTDEQQLVYQQAEAISGTVETTSSLSENLVPVGVCRTIPLTKPKDITILGNSVDLNHCIETSHGSNCLNSTSLACLSSKVPCQSFKGVDSHLNGDNSLSLDVECLGEQNHMTSQASFNPVSLAAKAISGTITTVMTMSAFLLIHEVNSSRFILVAPCNAPA, from the exons ATGGCGGCCAAGCGCCGCAAGCGCTCCGTCGCCGAGCTCTTCGCCGCCGTGCCGCGGGTGCCccgaggccgaggcggcggcCAGCAGGGGTCTGGGAAGGGGAAGAAGGCTGCCAAGAGGAAGGCGGAGAAGGACAAGGGAAAGCTAGTGCTCGCTGTCAGTGTTAagaccaagaagaagaaaaaggttcCGGCCGGGCCCGGGATCGATGTAAGAGAAAAG GAGAAAAACAGCGGGGTAAAGGTCACCTCAATTAGCATTTCTAAGTCAGTTCAGCATTCCATAAAAAGGAGGGAGCCCAAGAATTGTTCTTCCAAGAAAAAGGAAAAGCAAGAGGTCTCAGTCTTACTGGACAAGAAAAGTAAGAAGGGAAACAGAAAGTCAGTTTTGGAAAGACACAAAAAGGATATGACAAACAGTGTTCAAGCTCAAAGCATTTGTAAAAACCAGTCAAAAGCAGGTTTTAGCACAGTACTGAATACCACAGATATGAGGTGTAAATCGAATTCTTCTTGCAAATCAAAGCATGTTACCTTTTCTGATGGCACTGTCAAATTTAGAAGGACTGCACATCTACCTGAAGATAATACAAAGCAACCACAATCTGTACAGACATTCCAGCAACCCACTCAGGAAGGTTGTGATCACCGCAATACAGATGAGCAACAGTTGGTTTATCAACAAGCAGAAGCTATATCAGGGACTGTTGAGACTACCAGTTCTTTATCTGAAAATTTAGTGCCAGTTGGTGTTTGCCGTACAATCCCACTTACCAAACCAAAAGATATCACTATACTGGGCAATTCAGTGGATCTGAACCACTGCATAGAAACTTCTCATGGCAGTAACTGTTTGAACTCCACAAGTTTGGCATGCTTATCTAGTAAGGTGCCTTGTCAAAGCTTCAAAGGTGTGGACTCTCATCTGAATGGTGACAATAGCTTAAGTCTTGATGTTGAGTGCCTTGGAGAACAGAACCATATGACTTCACAAGCATCATTTAATCCTGTTAGTTTGGCAGCCAAGGCAATATCAG GAACAATCACAACCGTGATGACTATGTCGGCCTTCCTATTAATTCACGAGGTGAATTCGTCAAGGTTCATCCTGGTGGCACCCTGTAACGCCCCAGCCTGA